The Sander lucioperca isolate FBNREF2018 chromosome 4, SLUC_FBN_1.2, whole genome shotgun sequence DNA segment TGATGTAtagcatgaataaataaataaaggtgagGGGATTTTGATTCAGTGTTTTGTCGTCTGGTCAGATGCTTCCTTTGAACACTAACATCAGAGTGGCCTACGCCAACGGGAAGGACGACGAGCAGAACTTCATCCAGAACCTCAGCCTGTTCCTCTGCACCTTCCTCAAAGAACACGGCCAGCTCGTCGAGAAGAGATCCAACCTGCGAGAGACACTCATGGAGGTAGGGCGGACGACACACTCAGTTACAGAAAGGACCGTGTCCACTGTTCAAATTTGAGTTTGGTTGATCATGTGGACACAGGTGAACTTAAATGATTGTTGGTGTCTGGTTGAGTAAACAAACTGGAGGCTTTGAGGCATTTCCGCCACTGCTTTCGAGTTGTTGAAAAGAAGCCTCCCCCTGACTGCCTTTCCTGCCcatctctctcctgtctttCCTTGCCTGTGTTGTCCTGATTACACGTTTGTAATGACATACATTTGGGACCGATTACAGTGGGAAGGGCCGCCTTTCCTGTGGCTGTTTGTCCACTTGTAGAAGTACTTACTTAGACATAATTGTTTCAGGAGGAGGCTGAGATGTTGAGAGCAGAAAAcgagacagcagacagactcTGTATAGCAGTTTATTCAAGAAACGACTGTTGAGTTATCAGTCGGATTCCTTATGTTCCCAGATGTAGCCAAGaagcaaaaataaaaacgtaAACAAACAGATGTGCATGGAGACTGTTCAATGTTAAATAAGTTGGATGTGCTGTGTGTgaacatacaaggaatttggaCTGTTTATTTTGCATGGCTTTCAATATACTAACAGACAACAAAGCTGGGCAAATATTTTCTATTGAGTACAAGTATGTGAATAAACAGTTGAGTCTTTCTCTAAGTCATTAACAGTATAAATAGTGGAGTCTTCTATAACTACAGTGATAGTGCAAAACTGGGTGTATTTTAACTGAACATATCCTCTAATAGAAGTGAATGTTGAAATAATTACTCATGTGACTAAGATAAATGATAacaatatttattatataaagtTCTTCCATCGCATTAAGTCTGGTGTCAGCGCTACAGCAGGAGACCCTGACAAACGTCAGGGATTTTAGCTGGATAATCCTCTTTGAGACAGAAGTAAATAGTTTGttctctttagcgtttagcaaGACTAAATAATGTGACCTGACCACACTCTGCCCCCAGGCCCTGCACTACATGCTGCTGGTGTCGGAGGTGGAGGAGACGGAGATCTTTAAGATCTGCCTGGAGTACTGGAACCACCTGGCAGCCGAGCTCTACAGGGAGAGTCCTTTCTCCACCTCCAGCACCCCGCTGCTTTCCGACGTCCCGCCACGCAGACACCTGTACCTGCCTGTACTCTCCCAGGTATGGCCTGTCAGCCGACACGCACTCAGATAATCACACATGATGGCCTAACGGACAACTTTTACCCCTATAGACTGGTCGGCCTGTCAGCCAACGTGCAGTAACACTCGTGTACTCACACATGCTTCGCATGAGGAAGATCGGTCCGCTGGCTCAATCAGAGGCTGTCTCAGACTCTCGCGTACAACTTATTCCTCCTCCTTGTCTTGCAGGTGCGTTTGCTGATGGTCAGCCGCATGGCCAAACCAGAGGAGGTGCTGGTGGTGGAGAACGACCAGGGCGAGGTGGTCAGGGAGTTCATGAAGGACACAGACGCCATTAACCTTTACAAGAACATGAGGGAGACTCTCGGTAAGTTAGTACACGTCTGTGGTGATATGAATACGTGGTTCGGTTTTTAGATACACAAATTAAGACACACCAGTTCCTTCTACGAATGTAAGTTTTTAGGCGTGCTTAGTTCTATTTTAACTCATACAGTGATGTTGCTAGGTACGCGTCCTGCGTCTCTGACGCATTCAAATCCGAAAGGACGCAATAAACGCACTATCCATGCGTCGATGCATCTTTTTCCTGATAATGCTTTATTGTGAAGAACAAATCTTTGTTGAAATGAACGAAAGAAAcctcaaaaccacaaaaaaaaacgtacaTACGGTTCTTATTAAACTTCCTCGACAACACACACGAAAGGTCCCCGAGAGGTAAAAGAAATGTGCGTGCGCACACTCCACACCAgtagtttttcctgcatagaggaatttttggcgcACCCCAAGAGGTttttgcaaaaagaaaaacggcAGCGCCAAAACGTCTTTTGACTTCAAGCAGTCAACTTCCCTCTCACCCACAGTCGATATATTGCACATGCGTCTGGCGCTAAGCTGCCATATTTTGACTGTAAAGCTAGCGCTaatgtgtgtttcagtttttCTGTACGAGATTCTCGTGCATCCGTGCTACCCCGGGGCCAGTCTGCATTCTTTTTTTACACcgttttttttaatggcagccAAGAAAGTTAGAATCACGTCAACATAGTACAGAGCCGTTGCTGAGTTATTGCACGGAAACGTACCCACCATgactcctccgtctctctccgtGTGTCTGCAGTGTATCTGACCCATCTGGACTACGCCGACACTGAACGCATCATGACGGAGAAGCTCCACAGCCAGGTGAACGGCACCGAGTGGTCGTGGAGGAACCTGAACATGCTCTGCTGGGCCATCGGCTCCATCAGCGGGGCGATGCACGAAGAGGACGAGAAGAGGTTCCTGGTCACCGTCATCAAGGTGGGACACACAGACGATATTATATTATATCGGCATTAAGCAGCATCCCTCTACAGGCAGAAATTAGTTAGCCATGTTGCATTGACACTGGTGAGTGAGACTTGCAGCTGGACTGCGTGACAGAATTATTTATTTCAATCAATTCTAATTGTTTTCTTTGTAATGATACATTTCTCCCAACCAGTTATAGACGCGGCAGTTAGGGTGTGTGTTGAACGTTTGCGGAATGTGTTTGTTACGTACTCAGGACCTGCTTGGCCTGTGCGAGCAGAAAAGAGGGAAGGACAACAAGGCCATCATAGCGTCTAACATCATGTACATCGTGGGCCAGTATCCTCGCTTCCTCCGAGCCCACTGGAAGTTCCTCAAGACTGTCGTCAACAAGCTGTTTGAGTTCATGCACGGTAAGAAAAGACCAAATCCTCTGCACAGAACAGACCCAATCTTTTTGCTTAAATCTGTGAATTAAAAATCCACTGCTTTTCGTATTAAATGCCTCTTTCTTGAAACGTATTACTTCTCAAATTTGAATCGGGTTACACCACTGTGATGTGTGATTATGACGTTTAGACACAGACCTGAAGATTCGGAATTTGTATTTCCTTAAAACCAGGTTCAAACTAAATATTCGCAACGAGGATGGTTGCTGGGAAAAGTTGCAGAGGTTTGAACTGGCCCATCTCAGCTTGACTCAAACCGGCCGCCACCTGCGACTCAGCTTTATCAAGTcgccagaggctggttttagaacgtaagggaTGTcagctgtttcaacagccaatagcaaagtcagctggtaaagtcagctacaaactatagaaatgaaatgatccataatccatgtTATTTCTACGTTCGAAATGGGAGAGTATTTGGCCCACGAGCACGTTTTACGGTCTGGCAatctagagagtgactgaagagagggagcggcgttagaacaaagccgtgaaccggaggaataaaaaaaagttttcgcCAATTCATCACTattagaaatgcaactgtagcaagtaaTCTCGCTCTCTATCCTCCTGttaaatctttggtctgaactgggcttaggGTGCCATTGTTACTTGAATTGTAAGTAATGCTTACGTGATGTTACGGTGTTTaatcttcctcttcatcacacAGAGACCCACGACGGTGTGCAGGACATGGCGTGCGACACCTTCATCAAGATCGCCCAGAAGTGCCGGCGTCATTTTGTCCAGGTCCAGGTGGGCGAGGTGATGCCCTTCATCGACGAGATCCTCAACAATATCAACACCATCATCTGTGACCTGCAGCCACAGCAGGTCAGTCCTTTCTCTGGACATTCTGTCTGCAATGGCACAGTGTTGGTTGTCATTAgtgtttaactttttttaaatgccgTTATTTGTGAGACTTTTTCAGATGACATAGGTTACTTTTTGATTAGGTTTCTTTGAAAGAGTTGTATAAACTCTGCCGCTCGTAAATAGACATCTCAGTAGAGGACTGGGAGGAGGCGCGTCTCCTAGCCCAAACAATAAACACCAGGTTCGGGTTTTTACAGTCAAAGTGGTtattaaaggtacactgtgtagtgtctGAAGTATTTTactagctaaaatcaatgtcttcattcataaaaatgtcctcattggtgtaaaatgacctctgccaatgatctgacttatcctcgtaagcgcagaatttcttatctgtatttacatcggacgggcaagtccaagaGGCTTCCAATGtcgttccgccattttgaaaaactataatcaCTGAGAGGGACATAGAGCACTAGCcgacctgtctagctaatccacaacgcgtttCCCTTCAGAGCCAGcatcacgtgactgaaaccagctgagacggagaaggagatcagtgagaggcgcttgtcaccGCCCCGGCAAATGTGAAAGCCTGCAACTGccctttagttcataatggaggatcatacttatgccgagccacaggagaaggaatcctcgtctccaaaaaaagcgaaaattggaagacatgttgtcatagcttcttggtccataacggctaccgtagttgcaacacgcatttgaaaaagcgaggcgctagagagcactattcgattgaatgcaaaatacaatttcaccgctagatgggagaaagtcctacacagtgtacctttaaagtACATACATAACCCCTGTAAAGTTACATCACTTTAACCCCCAACATACATGAAATctgtattaaataaataaacataattgTGATGATAAAAAGGAAATCAAAAAACTCTGCTCCTCGTCTCTGCAGGTCCATACGTTTTACGAGGCCGTTGGCTACATGATTGGAGCTCAGACGGACCAGGCAGTTCAGGAGCTTCTGATAGAGAAGTACATGCTGCTGCCTAACCAGGTGTGGGACAGCATCATCCAGCAGGCCACCAAGGTGAGGCAGCAGGAGGACGGGTCGATTGGAATCCACTGATGTGCCTCAAACGTTGTCATTTGATGCCGCCTGTAGCCAACTATTGTTAAAAATTGCGTCTTGTGCTAAATTGTGGACTCTCCGCTGCAGAACGTGGACATCCTGAAGGACGCGGAGACGGTGCGTCAGCTGGGCAGCATCCTAAAGACAAACGTCAGAGCCTGTAAAGCTGTCGGTCATCCCTTTGTTGTTCAGCTGGGACGAATCTATCTGGACATGCTCAACGTCTACAAGTGTCTGAGTGAAAACATCTCCTCGGCTGTCCAGACCAACGGTTAGTTTGTGCTTGTgacaatatgtaattttctgccgctatgggtctctcaatcaaaacaaaagacaaagttTGGTGACGCCAAAAAGAGTTCGTTGAGACAAAAAAGAGCAAACAAGTTCACTAAATCAACCTAAAGGATGAAGAAATGTCgatgttgtgttcacaacttcTTTCCTCTGCCTCCGATTGACCAAAAAAatcagttattgcaggtttataTAACGTTTTCATTCATGCAGGTGAGATGGTGACCAAACAACCTCTGATCAGGAGTATGAGGACAGTGAAGAGAGAGACATTGAAGCTGATCTCTGGCTGGGTCAGCCGCTCCAACGACCCTCAGATGGTGAGCCAGACTGTTTATATTATTCCTAGTTGATTCTGTAACGGAAGAGCGTTTTAAAATGTACGTTCTGCTTAAATCTGTGTTGTAATGACTTTCATTTTTATTAGTTTAGTCGCACACAAAGCATCCTCTGTATTCATTCAGCGTCGCTGCTCCGGTAAATGGAAAACTACTAACAATTATGGAATCATGCCCAGTTTCTTCTTAAAAGCAACGGCCATAATGTTTGTAATTAAAAGCTCAAATTAAACATACGTTTCAGTTCTGTGACCTGCACTGTAACCCTAACTGGGACCAGCTTGTAAACCTAGGTTTTATTTAGACTACATCATGTTAAAGTCAATTTTAGTATATCAGAGTGCAGTTCGCTGTGGCGCTGTCTGGCACagacctctctttctctgttaaaATGAGTCGGGAAGCGGACAGaaaacctaactttacttttaatgataataaacaaagagaaatgttctttgTTCGTCCTATAATGGTCAAATCAatactagagtagcctacttccTTCTTTACTGCTGCAATTAAtaaaatgcagaggaggagaaaagagcatctgtcttcacaaaaattatctgttgagtgtttgatggtcatttatttgtgctttagaacgtaatcaatgtgaaacaatagtaaaataagcttaatttctctctgtctactgtaggctacaatgacaaattcaagtaCAAAACGTCTACTGCCAGGAAACGCTTAGttacgttgtaaccttggttctctgagtgaagagactctcCACCGTACATATAGAACAAGTAACagttaaggctgttttatgcttctgcgtcaactccacgccgtagctacggCGTCGCGACCCAATCgcagtccttgcggtctgcgtcgcctcgacGCAAAGTTACAAATTTTTGgagctacggcggagggctcgGAGAGGGGTTCGcggcgacgcagaggggtctgcggagGTGtgccgtcgattcgacgcagaagcctaaatcagcctttagttatacaggagagaggccagtcatttgagtttgtggcaaaacctttcagtgctcggttttcattttgtgacttttgatTGAATAAAgtcttatttcttcattgaagttttctgtaaaatagtgttaaaatctcgtctcgatctcgtgaacccaatctcgtgtctcgtcacacccctaatGTCTACTCTTTCTGATCAAAAAATAGTTAATGGTACGGTCGTGGAAATTAGGCTGGTGCTGTTCCAAAGTCCATTGGAAACTCTGGAGCTCACAGACCGTCTGTCaacattttcatgttttattctcCAGGTGGCAGAGAACTTTGTGCCCCCCCTGCTGGAGGCCGTGCTCATCGACTATCAGAGGAACGTCCCGGCTGCCCGGGAGCCCGAGGTCCTCAGCACCATGGCGACCATCGTCAACAAGCTGGGAGTCCACATCACGGGAGAAATCCCCAAGATCTTCGACGCTGTCTTCGAGTGCACTTTGAACATGATCAACAAGGTCGGTTTGTGTCATTTAGTCACACCTGGTACTTGGTGAAATCTCTCAGAAAACAAGACAGGTTTGATATTAGAGTTTCAACGTTTTTACAGACTTTAAACTCCTTGTTGTTTTCCTCCTGTGTCTTCAGGACTTTGAGGAATTCCCCGAACACAGAACCCATTTCTTCTACCTTCTTCAAGCAGCCACGTCTCAGTGCTTTCCCGCCTTCCTGTCCATCGCCCCGGCACAGTTCAAACTCATCCTGGACTCTATCATCTGGGCCTTCAAGCACACGATGAGGAATGTCGCCGACACAGGTCTGAACTGGCATCAACTCAAACGCATATACAGAAGAGTtatttcattcagaatggtCTTGAAAAGGCTtgaaaatttgtttgtttttttccccagccAGCCAAATTATTTAACTATTAAGAG contains these protein-coding regions:
- the xpo1a gene encoding exportin-1; translated protein: MPAEMTMLADHPARQLLDFSQKLDINLLDNVVNSMYHDIGSQQRVAQEVLTNLKDHPDAWTRVDTILEFSQNMKTKYYALQILETVIKTRWKILPRNQCEGIKKYVVGLIIKTSSDPANMEKEGVYISKLNMILVQILKQEWPKHWPTFISDIVGASRTSESLCQNNMIILKLLSEEVFDFSSGQMTQVKAKHLKDSMCNEFSQIFQLCQFVMENSQNAPLVHATLETLLRFLNWIPLGYIFETKLISTLVYKFLNVPMFRNVTLKCLTEIGGVSVNQYEEQFVNLFTLTMCQLKQMLPLNTNIRVAYANGKDDEQNFIQNLSLFLCTFLKEHGQLVEKRSNLRETLMEALHYMLLVSEVEETEIFKICLEYWNHLAAELYRESPFSTSSTPLLSDVPPRRHLYLPVLSQVRLLMVSRMAKPEEVLVVENDQGEVVREFMKDTDAINLYKNMRETLVYLTHLDYADTERIMTEKLHSQVNGTEWSWRNLNMLCWAIGSISGAMHEEDEKRFLVTVIKDLLGLCEQKRGKDNKAIIASNIMYIVGQYPRFLRAHWKFLKTVVNKLFEFMHETHDGVQDMACDTFIKIAQKCRRHFVQVQVGEVMPFIDEILNNINTIICDLQPQQVHTFYEAVGYMIGAQTDQAVQELLIEKYMLLPNQVWDSIIQQATKNVDILKDAETVRQLGSILKTNVRACKAVGHPFVVQLGRIYLDMLNVYKCLSENISSAVQTNGEMVTKQPLIRSMRTVKRETLKLISGWVSRSNDPQMVAENFVPPLLEAVLIDYQRNVPAAREPEVLSTMATIVNKLGVHITGEIPKIFDAVFECTLNMINKDFEEFPEHRTHFFYLLQAATSQCFPAFLSIAPAQFKLILDSIIWAFKHTMRNVADTGLQILYTLLQNVSGEEAAAQSFYQTYFCDILQHIFSVVTDTSHTAGLTMHATILAYMFNLVEEGKVSVALSAANPANNQAHVQEYIANLLKTAFPHLQDAQVKVFVTGLFSLNQDIPAFKEHLRDFLVQIKEFAGEDTTDLFLEERETSLRQAQEEKHKLQMSVPGILNPHELPEEMCD